ACACGCCGGTACCCAAATCTTCCACTACTGTAGCAGCGTTTTGGTTACCGAGGATTGCCTTGGCTTTTACGCGGTATATTTTGGTAGAAAACTTGATCTGAACAAAAGCCAGAACCAATGCAAGAGTTACCCCAATCGCAAAATAATACCATCTGCGAACAAACCGCCCCAGCAGTGCTTTTACATCGATCGTGTCGTCGCTGTATTGGTTGTTCATTTTGGAAGACTGAAACATGATACAAAAATTAAAAGATGACTACTACTGCTGCTTTCTGATCTGAATTTGATTGGCAATATTGATCGCTGTTAAAGTTACTGCAGCGCCACTGAAAATCACAGACAACAGCTGAAGGTTTGATAGGTTCGACCGGTTGTTTTTGATTTCCATGTTGGGCACATACAAGATATCGTTGGGCAACAGGTAATAGTAGGGTGATTTAAAAATTTCCGGATTGGTCAGATCCACTTTTATTACTTCCGAACCGCCTCTTACATTGCGGATCAGGTGTATATTTTTTCTATCTGCAAACTCTTTAAAGTCGCTGGCCAAAGCCATTGCCTCCAGGAGGTTCACCGAGTTGTTGTACACATAATAATAGCCGGGTTTGTTTACTTCCCCAATGATGGAGATCCGATAACTTACCAGCGTCACAAAAACTGTGGCATTAACAAATGCTTTATCCCGGACTTTTTCCTGAATTACGGCCCGGGCCTCATTGACTGTCATACCCATCACATTGATCTTGCCAATATCAGGAAGGTAAATATACCCCGAATCACTGACAGAGTAGCCATAAAGATACACTCCTACCTCGTTGATATTAAAAATGCCATCAGGCATCGCATTAAGGTACTGGGTATTCTGAGGGTTAAGATCTTTTACTTTAATAGAAAGTACGTCGTTGGGTTGAATTTTGTATAGCGGCGCCTTATTCTCCATAGAGACCGAAGCGTCATAGCGAAAACCACCATTCTGAAAGAGAATAGTATTTTTATTTGAAATACAGGAGGATAAAAGTAAAGTAATTCCAGTGACCAAGAGAAGTACAAAATGTTTTTTCATGATACAGTGTTTACTACGATTTCACCAACAAGTTAGCCAAAATAGGGCCAGAAGTATTTGCTTTGTGGTGAACAGCTAATATTATTTCCCGAATAGTAATAGGATAATTTTAAAATGATCTTGTAAATGAAAGGGCTTTGCAGGTGAATCTACTTCTCCATACAAAGCCCTCGTGGGGGTCAATACGGTTACCGCAGCGATTCTGCAGCGACCGGCAGTCGGAATCAGATAATCATCCCCGCAGCAACTGTCTCATTGGTAAACTCATCCACCAGGATGATGCTGCCAGTGGTACGGTTACGGGCATAACTATCGTGCAGCAAAGGCACTGTAGTTCTGATCAGAATACGACCAATGTCATTGAGGCCCATATCTGAATTGTCCTCTACACGGTGCAGGGTATTGACATCCACTTTGTAGCGAATTTCCTTGACGATACATCTTGCATCCCGGGTAGTATGGCGGATTTTATATTTGTTGCGGGGCGTCAGTTTTTTCTCCGACATCCAGCATATCATCAGTTCGATATCCTGATCTACGGTTGCCTGGTTTTCAGGCTTAACCAGCATATCTCCACGGCTGATATCGATTTCATCTTCCAAAGTGATGGTTACTGACATAGGCGTATAAGCCTCCTCCAGTGGCCCTTCATAGGTATCGATCGATTTGATTTTGGAGGAAAAACCGGATGGTAAGACCACGACATCATCTCCAGGCTTAAATACACCTCCGGAAACTCTGCCTGCATACCCACGGTAGTCAGGGTTGCCATCGGACTGTGGCCGAATCACATACTGCACAGGAAAACGGCTGTCAACATGGTTGTAATCATTGTCAACATGAACAGTTTCCAGTGTGTAGAGAAGAGAAGAACCTTTGTACCAGGGCATACGCTCAGAGTCATTCACTACGTTGTCGCCTTTGAGGGCACTGATAGGAATGTAGCGAATGTCCGGCACTTTCAGTTTAGATGAAAACTCTTCGTACTGATCTACAATTTTGTTGTATTGTTCTTCAGAGTAATCCACCAGGTCCATTTTGTTTACACAAACGATCAGGTGTTTGATCTGAAGCAAAGAAGTGATAAATGAGTGTCTGCGGGTTTGCTCCACAACGCCATGGCGGGCATCAATCAGAATAATAGCCAGGTTGACTGTCGAGGCACCCGTCACCATATTACGTGTGTACTGGATATGTCCGGGAGTATCGGCGAGGATAAACTTACGGCGTGGTGTTGCAAAATAGCGGTAGGCGACATCGATCGTAATGCCTTGTTCGCGCTCTGCTTTCAGACCATCGGTGAGGAGTGCGAGGTCAAGGTAATCATCACCCCGATTAGAACTGGTGCGTTCAATGGATTCGAGTTGGTCCTCGAAAATGGATTTCGTGTCATAGAGCAGGCGACCGATCAGGGTACTTTTTCCGTCATCGACGCTGCCGGCTGTAGAAAATCTAAGTAAGTCCATGTATTTTTTTAAAGACTAAAATATTCAAATAATTAAAACCTGACAAAACAGGGATGACCTAAAAATACCCCTGACGCTTACGGTCTTCCATAGAGGAATCAGAACGCTTGTCGTCTGTACGGCCACCTCTTTCCGTCACACGTGTAGCGGCAACCTCCTCAATGATCGCGGGGATATTGTCAGCTTCAGAAAGAACAGCACCTGTACAGGTAGCATCGCCGATGGTACGGAAACGCACCACTTTTTCCTCATATTTTTCGCCATTGAGAAGTGTAATGAAAGGACTTTCAGCCAAAAATACACCTCCGCGATTGACGACCTTGCGTTTGTGGGCAAAGTACAGACTGGGCAGCTCTACTTTTTCATTGTAGAGATACATCCAAACGTCGAGTTCTGTCCAGTTGGAGATCGGGAATACACGGAAATTTTCGCCCTGATTGAGATATCCATTGTAAAGATCCCAGAGTTCAGGGCGCTGATTTTTGGGTTCCCACTGTCCAAATTCATCGCGGTGAGAGAAAAAGCGCTCTTTGGCGCGAGCTTTTTCTTCGTCGCGACGGGCGCCGCCGAGGCAGGCGTCAAATTTATTCTGCTCAATTCCTTCCAGCAATGTAATGCTCTGAAGCGCATTGCGGCTGGGATTAGGACCTTTTTCTTCGACGGCATGGCCGCTGTCGATCGAGTCCTGTACAGATGCGACAATCAGACGGGCACCCATTTCAGCGACAAACCGATCGCGATATTCGATGGTTTCGGGGAAATTGTGTCCTGTATCCACGTGCATCATGGGCATCGGCAATTTTGCCGGATAAAAAGCTTTTCGAGCCAGGTGAGCCAACGTAATGGAATCTTTGCCTCCGGAAAAGAGCAATACGGGCCGCTCAAACTGGGCCGCAGTTTCCCGGATAACAAAAATTGCTTCCGATTCAAGTTGTTGAAGATGACTAAGTCTATAGTCCATTCGTCTGCAAACTATTAGTGATGGTAAAATATTTAAATTAATCCTGTGCGAGTATATAATCCTGTTAGTCGGAAAAAGAGTCTAACCTATGATTTTTCAATGACTGGTAACAGCGCTTCGAATAACTCCGCCCTGCATTGTTCCAGACTTTTTTCGTCAGTCCGAAGCTCCAGAAACGGCGCCACCGGCGCTTCAAACGGAGAATCAATGCCTGTAAACTGAGGAATTTTGCCTTCGCGGGCTTTTTTGTACAGCCCTTTCACATCGCGCCCTTCACATACTTCCAATGGTGCATTAACATATACTTCCAGAAAGTTTTCTGCACCAATAATCTTTCTTGCCAGTTCGCGGATTTCAATGGTAGGGCTTACAAAAGAACAAAGGCAAATTACGCCGCCGTCCAAAAACAATTTGGCGGCCTCGGCAATGCGGCGAATATTTTCGGTACGGTCTTCTTCGGAAAAAGAAAGGTTATTGGATAAACCTACCCGGATATTGTCGCCGTCGAGGAGCTTGGTAAAAAATCCTTCTTCGTGAAGCGTAGCTTCCAGTGCCTGTGCAATGGTGCTTTTACCCGAACCCGAAAGGCCCGTCAGCCATACCACTACTGCACGTTGGTTGAGCATGTTTTCTTTATCTTCTCTGGATAATATCCGGTCAAAAATCGGATGGATGTTTTCTGCCATTTCTGTTTTATACTAATATTCTTAATTGATTGGGCCTTTTGCCACACATTAAAAAATCCTCAATCATTCAAAGTTTTTATGAAAATCCAGCCTCGCTGACACCACAGTTTTTACGAACAGAACCCTGTGGAACTCAAATAAATAATGTTGTCAAGATATCCTCTTTGGGGCTGTATTCGGACGCAAAGTAAGCAAAATCCTTACAGGTGTGATGGAGAGTCGGTGAACTGCAAAAATTATTCCCCGAACAGTAGTATTCCGGTCATTTCAAGAATCCGAAGAAAATACCCCGTTCATCATAAATTTCAAGTTTGCAGGCATTTCAAATTTCTTATTTTTGTCTCCCGGGGAATCACTTTTTCCGCCCATTATTGAAAAGAACTTTATTTGCCTGGTTGTGTTACCATTGAAGTGTATCGTCTCATAGCTAAAAACGTGCCTGTTTCTTCAACCTGTTTTACTTATTCCGATGAATGCATACAAACCGCCGTTCATGCGCCCGTTTTTTCGATTCGCAAAAATCTATTAAAAAGAGTCAGGCAGGTATATTACTTTTATGCCACAAATTTCTCAGACAACACCATCTCAAAACCATTTTTGAACAATTCATAACACAATAACTGCTCGGCAAATTCCTACAAATTATGAGACCACTCCAGAATCTTATGAACCCAGTTTTACGATATATCCTGACCTTCTGTATCGTTTTTCTATTGGGTAACACGCGTCTACTTCTTGCACAGAGTTTTAATCAGGGCATACTTTCAGGTTTGACCCTTCTCAATCCTACTTCTCTTCAGTTTGGGCCAGACAACCGGTTATATGTAACCCAGCAACATGGCGAAATTTATATTCTTACAATTGTAAGAAATAATGCCGCCGACTATTCGGTAACTGATATTGACACGATCCTCAGCGTCAAACAAATCCCCAACCACGATGATTTTGGCAACGTATCTGCGAATATTACCGACAGGCAGGTAACAGGTATTTTTGTCGCTGGTACCGCCAATAACCCGATTATTTATGTAACATCCAGCGACCCTAGAGAAGGGGCCGGAGCCGGCTCCGGTCAGAGCGGAGACCTCAATCTGGATACTAATAGCGGGATTCTTTCCAAACTTACCTGGATCGGGGCAAATATCAATGATCCTGCGGGATACTGGGACATGGTGCATCTTGTCAGAGGAATGCCCCGCTCTGAAGAAAACCACGCCAACAACGACTTTATCGTTGACGTAACAGCGAATATTGCGTATCTCCCCATCGGTGGATTTACCAATGCAGGCAGTCCTTGCATTGCTTTTGCATTTACCTGTGAGTATGCGCTTTCAGCGGCGATTCTTTCCGTTGACCTCAATGTAATCGAGGCTCTCCCCACCAAAACAGATGCACAGGGACAAAAATATAAATACGACCTCCCGACCCTGGATCACCCCACAACTATAGGTGGCGGGGATATCAGCGGATCTCATGTACCCTGGGGTGGAAACGACGGGCTGAATCAGGCCATGCTTGTACAAGGCGGACCCGTTCAGATTTTTTCCTCCGGCTGGCGAAATGTATATGATCTTGTCATCACTCAGGCTGGCAATATGTATGGCTGCGACAATGGTGCAAATCAGGGTTGGGGCGGCCACCCATGGGGAGAAGGCCCACCTGTCGGAGGCGTTTCCTCCGCTACCAACGAATACTGCCCCGGCGAAGGCGGCTCCAGTGGCCCCGGAGATGCAGCCTGCAACCAGAGCGGGGACGCACAGGTCAATAACCAAAATGGCCTCCACAAATTCGCGCAGGGTTACTACGCCGGCCACCCCAACCCCATCAGAGCAAACCCCACCGGAGCCGGATTGTACAAAGATGGCGTTTATTACCCGACCGGTAGTCCTACACTCCCGGCAGCATGGCCTCCCGTGCCTGCTGCTATGGCAGATCCTATTGAAGGAGATTTCAAGCAGCCCGGCCCGGCAAATGGCGCCCAGCTTACCTTTAGCCCTCCGGTAAATGGCATCTGCGAATACACGGCATCCAATTTCGGCGGTGTAATGACGGGCGACCTTCTGGGTGTAGCCTATCTCGGCAACAACAAAGGGCGGATTTTCCGCATGTTTGTAGACGAGACTACCGGAAATGTTACCGGTTCCAGTATTTTCCTCACAAATTTCACCTCTCTTCCACTCGATGTAACGTCTCTGGGAGATGCGGGTATTTACCCTGGCACCATATGGACAGCCAACCACGGTTCAAACACCATCACGGTCTTCGAACCTACAGACTATAGTGGCCCGGCACCTATCTGCAACGGCAATAATGACCCGCTCATCGATGAAGATGGAGATGGCTTTACCAATGCAGACGAACTGGATATCAGAAATGGTACTGACCCGTGCAGCGGTGGCAGCAGACCATCTGACCATGACGGTACCCTGATCGGTGGTTTCAAAGTGTCTGACTGGAATGATCCGGATGATGATGACGACGGAATTATCGATACCATCGACCCATTTTGTATAGACCCCAATAATGGCACGGACATCACCGCGGCAGACCTTCCTTTGGTTTACCCATTCTTCAACGCTGACCCGGGTACAGGTTTCTTCGGACTGGGTTTCACCGGTCTGATGGTCAATGGTGTTACCGATTATCTCAACATGCTCAATCCTGACGAAGATCTGATTGCAGGCGGAGCAACCGGCACATTCACCAATCCGACAGTCGAAGACGGAAGTACTTTAGACAATCAATTGATTAATTCTTACCAGTTTGGTATTGATATCAGTGGCGCTTCCGAACCCGTAGTATTCCGTACTCAGATGAATGGAAATTTCTTCAACGGAGGCAGTGATACAGATTATCTTCAGGGCGTATATATTGGCACGGGTGATCAGGACAATTATGTCCTGGTGGCACTGGTGGGATTGGGTAGCGGAAATGGCGGCTTCCGGGTGATTCGTGAAATTGCCGGAGTGGTCACTTCTACAGATTATCCAGTGGCCAATATCCTTTCATCTTCTGTCATTCACCTTTATCTTCAGGTAGATCCATCCAATGGGGAAGTCCTTCCCTCCTACTCTGCCAGCAATGGTGCCATCACCGTACTGGGCGCACCGGTATCCACAAGTGGCAACCTCCTGGCAGCCATTCAGGGAACGTATCAGATAGGTGGACAAAATATAGCCCTGGCAACCGGCGTTTTGGCCTCATCAGGAGCAGGTACAGATTTTATCGCCAGCTGGGATTTTATGGAAATGTACACGGTAAGCCAGCGTGAAATCCTGGCAGCAACCCCCGATCCACTTGCCTTTGGCAATGTAAATGTGGGGACCCCCAATACGCTGACGCTTGATGTGGCAACCGCACTTAACTTTAGCATCGATGTTACCAACATCTCGGTAACCGGACCTGATGCCGCAATGTTTTCTCCTGCCGTTTCCACGATTGATGATATTATCATCTCCTCTCCCAAAACACTGGAAGTTACTTTTACCCCCACCTCCACCGGCGCTAAAACTGCCACGCTGGAACTGACTCATACAGGGGTAAATTCGCCACTCACTGTTGCACTTACCGGAACAGGAGCTACCGTTGCTGCGCAAACCGTCCTTTACCGGATCAACAATGCAGATTCTATGGTAGTTTCGACAAATGGTGGCCCGGACTGGGCGGTTGACCTTAATACCAGCCCGTCTTCGTACAGAGTGGCCGGCGGCAATAATCAGGGAACAGGTGTACAACCCCCTACCCTTTTTATGGGAGCAACACTTCCGGCAGGAACACCCGAAAAGCTTTTCCGAAAAGAGCGCTATGACCCTGCGGCCGGACAGGAAATGCAATGGGAATTCCCGGTCGCGGGTGCTGCCGGAACCAAATACGAAGTGCACCTTTATTTTGCCAATGCCTGTATTTGTAGCAATGATCCCGGAGAGCGCGTATTCAATATCCGCATCGAGGGTGATACTGTTGCCAAAAACTTCGATATCACGGGTACCTTTGGCCACCAGGTTGCAGGAATGGTTTCCTACAATGTAACCGTGGATGGCGATGGCAAACTGGATATTGACTTCCTGCGGGTGGTAGGCGACCCAATGATTAATGCAATTGAAATCCTTACAGGTAACAATACAGGTGGTTTTCCGGTCGAACTTCTTACCCTGAATGCAACCGCAGAGGGAAGCGATATCCGGATTGACTGGACAACCGCATTTGAACTCAACAACGATGGATTCGAGGTGCAAATGCTTTCACCTGACAATACCACACAGGAGTTTCAGACACTGGGATTTGTGCAGGGAGCAGGAACTACCAGTGAAAGACAAAACTACTCATACCTCGTCAGAGGCAGAAAACCCGGAACTTATATTTTCCGCCTGCGGCAGATAGACTATGACGGCACCTATACCTTCTCCGGAAGAGTAAACGCAACCGTAGTAGCTGAAATGCTGGGAATGTATATGTACCCCAATCCTACCACGGGCATGGTGAACCTTGTCATTGGCAACAATGAGCGCCAGCAGGTTTCGGTAGAACTTTATGATGGAATGGGCCGAATGGTGAAACCATTGTTCAAAGGACTACTGGAAAAAGGCTCACAGACCCTTACATTCGATTTGAGCAATTTACCTTCGGGTGTTTATATGCTCCGCGCTACCAATGGAGTTACTGCCACGGTTGAGCGGGTTCTCACTTTACACTAGGACATCAGATAAGTACAACGAATACAAAGCAAACGCTTTGTACCAAAAACCCGGAAGACAATTCCGGGTTTTTTTATGAACATTAATCAATCAAACCGGTGCCAGAAAAGCACTTTTTTCCTTGTCTGTTGCTTTGAGAATAATGGACCATTTGCCGTCAGTTTTTACCAGAGTAATATAGTCCGTAACCATTCCCTGAAAACGTTTATACTTTATGCTAATCTTGGCGACAGCCATATTGCCGGTGATATCGACGGAAAGGACCTTATGTTTGCGCTTTTGCAAATCCCGGTTTTCCTGATTGTCATACATATGCAGGTAGTCAGCCAGTGATACGATATAGCAGGTTTCTTTGCGGGGATCCGTATAAGTAACATCTGCCTGCGGGTGAAAAGCCGTTCTCAATACAGTGGCGTCACTACGGTCGCCACCAAGCAGATATGTGTTTAGCACATCGTTCACCTCCCGCTGATCCTGGGCAAACGCTTTGTCCCACAATAATGTCTTCGTTTTTTCAAAAGTCGCATATTCTTTAAACGAAGTGCGGCTGACAATTCTCCATTCTCCTTCCATCTGGTGCAGGGTGAGAAAATCTATGATTCGCATCCCCTTTCCACTAAATGTGATACAGGTTTTGACAAGTGCGGTGTTCCCGGTGATGTCCAGACTCAGAATACGAATACTCTTTTCATGCACAACCGGATGAGAGTCCGCCAGCGTACGGAGATAATCGCCTACTTCAAATTTTTCGTACCTTCCGGTTTTTGTATCCACATATACCATTCTCGCCTGAGGGTGATATGCTCTGGCAAGAACTTCTACCGAGTGAAGCGCGGCACCTTCGTAATAATAGTTCAGCGTGCGCTGAATATCTATCAGATCATCTGAAGGATAGGCAGCCTGAAGGTTTGGGAGCAGGGAAAAAGAAATAATCAGCCATGGAAGGACAATCCGGACAATAGGTTTCATATACGTACTCAGTTTGAAACGTTGAGAAAATGAAGATCTCCGAATAATGAAAGCCTTTTGACTGATAAAAATTAAAAACCTGACAGAAATTACCGCCCGCTTTCTTTCGATACAACTTTATTCGCCCGAAGACGATCGACGTTCGATGAAAGCCCGGATTTCACAGCCAAAATGCAACCAGAAACGTTTTCCGGACTTTGGCACTTGGTTTGTTGCAAATAAGAAATGAATTACGCATCCCTTTTACCTCCCCAATGGTCACTTACAAAAACATAAATCTATTATTTTGACTCAACCGGCTTTTCCCGGTTTCGTAAATTGTAGTATAAACCATAATTTCGGGTTCTGGTAATTTGAATACCCCCCTTTGGATTAATCAATAACTACTGGCAATGAAGAAACTTATTCTGTCCTTCCTGTTCATTATTCCCATATTTGTTTTGGATCTGAAGGCCCAGCTTTCTCCCTACTTTGAGTTTCAGTATCTGTATGATGATGCTACGGAACTTTTTGACAAGAAAAAGTTTGGCGCCGCCCAAAAAAAAGTAGATGCTTTTCTCCTGGCTGAGCAAAACATCCGTGGGGAAGATCGCGACAACGATCTCCACGCCAACGCGCGTTTTATCCAGGCAGTGAGTGCCTACCACCTCGATCGAAACGATGCGGTGTCGCTGATGGAGCAATATATTTTCGAATTTGACGAAAATACTAAAGCTGCCCTGATGGGTTATTATCTGGGCAAATATCATTTTGACCATAAAAAATACGGCTTGGCTATTCAGCCGCTGGTGAATGCCTACAATTCCGGGGCTCTCCCCCAGGACCAGCTGACGGAGGCCATGTTTATTTTGGCTTATGCCTATTTTAAAGAAGGCAACAATAGCCAGGCAATCCACTATTTTGAGCTTGTCTCCACTACCGAAAACAAGTATAAGGAAGACGCCCTCTATTACCGGGCAGTTATCCTCTATCAGGATCAGGAATATAATGAGGCCTATTTCGCATTCAAAGACCTGACCACTTCGAAAAAGTATGGGGAAGAGACGCAGGTATATCTCGCCAATACCATGCTTAAACTCAAAAAGTATGACGAATTGTACATTCTGGCTGATGACCTGATTGCCCGTCCGCGGGTAAAAGGCAAAGATGCGCAGATTTACTATATCGTCGCTAATGCCAGTTTCGAAAGATATGACTATCCCCGTACGACAGAGTTTTTTGGCCAGTACGTAACAAATAAGGGAAAGATGAACCGTACCGATTATTTTCGATACGGTTTTGCCCAATATAAACAGGACAAATATGCTGATGCTGTCCCCAATTTTCAGAAGGCGCTGATCCAGATCCAGACAGACTCGCTGACTCAGGTCGCATCCTACTATCTGGGATTTTGTTATTTGAAACTCAAAGACAATGAAAACGCAAAAATCGCCTTCCAGAAAGCTTCTCAGGGTGAATCTTCTGGCAATAAGGAAATCAGCCAGGATGCGCTGTACCAGTATGCAAAGGTCGCATTTGCGACAGGCGACTATTCAAATGCGCTGAAAGCCCTGACTTCCTTTGCCGAAAGGTATCCAAGGGCTGCCTATATCGACGAAATCCAATCGATGATCGGAGAGACCTATCTGATGACCCGCGACTATCCCCGGTCTATCAAATACTTCGAATCCGTGCCACGCAACACCTCCCGCGCAAAAAAAGCCTATCAGCTGGTATGTTATTATTATGGTCTCGATCTCTATGAAAGAGGAGGATTTGAAAGCGCCGTCCCATTTTTCCAGAAAGCCATTGCCAATGATTTTGATAAAGATATGGCGGTGAGTGCGCAGTACTGGCTCGCCGAAGCCACATATCGCAATGAAAATACCAAAGGAGCGCTTTCTGCCTACAATACCTATCTCGGGATGAAAGGCGCTGCTGCCAATGAATACTACGCCAATGCCTACTATGGACAGGGTTGGGCGTATTTTAAAGAGAAAAATTATACCGCCGCCCGCCAGGCTTTTGATAGTTTTATTCAGAAAGGTGGCCGTACAGCAGAAAAAAATCTGATCGTTGATGCACACCTTCGTGCCGGAGACTGTCTGTTTCTCCAGCGCAATTATGCCGGCGCTACCAATTACTATCAGCAGGTGATCAACTTCCGCTATACGCAGGGAGATTATGCTTATTATCAGTTGGGTGAAGCGGCTTACCGCCAGAGCAATTATCAGAAGTCCGTGGAAAACTTTGACCTGCTGATCAAAACTTTCCGCACCTCTGACCTTCGCGATGATGCGCTTGACCGCATTTCCGAGGTTTATGCAACCTGGATAAAAAACAACGCCCAGGCGATTAAATATTCCAAAATGCTGGTGGAGGAATACCCCAAAAGTCCGCTTGCAGCAGATGGTTACAACCGACTGGCGTTGGCGTCCTACAATGCAGGCGATACAGACGGTGCGATCCGTTACTTCAAAAAAGTAGTAACCGACTATGCGTCAGACAAAAAAAATGCACAAAGTGCACTTGACAACCTGGCGGGACTTGTTTCAGAATCCGAGTTTGACAAAATCCTTCGCGACTACCGGAACCAGAATCCCAATATGGATAACAACCTCGCACAATTGGTGTTTAATACAGGGAAAGACCGGTTTTTTGCGATGAATTACAGTTCCGCAGTCGATCAGTTTACGACTTATATCAACGACTATAAAAACGGGCCGGATTACTTCGAATCTCTGATTTTCAGGGCACGCGCGTATCGGGAACTAGGCAAATTTATCTCTGCATTGGACGACTACAAGCAGATATATACAGCGACGACCAGAAATGATTTCTCCAATATCGCACTACTCGAAGCGGCAGAAATCAAATACGAACAAAAAGACTATACACAGAGTCTTCAGCTATACCAGACCCTTGACCTTCAGGCGGGAAAACTTGAAAATAAAGTTCAGGCAAAATTTGGCGTAGCCAAAAACTACCGCGCGCTGGGCGATTACAAGCTTGCGCAGGACGCATTGGTGCAGATCGCCAATAATAACGAAGTCGCAGTTTATTCGAGAACCAAAGCGCAGGTGGAAATCGGGCAGTGCCAATATCTCGCAGGGCAACTTCAGTCGGCAAAAGAGACTTTTGCCAAAGTTGAGCAAGAATTTAAAAATGCCTTTGGTGCTGAAAGCCAGTATATGATCACAAAAATTCTCTTTGATCAGGGCAAACAGTTTCAGGCAAAAGGCCAAAATGACCTTGCCACCGGAAAGTTTGAAGAAGTAAAAGACGCAGCCATTTACATGGCCAACAACTATTCAAGCTTCAACTACGAAA
The Bacteroidia bacterium DNA segment above includes these coding regions:
- the cysC gene encoding adenylyl-sulfate kinase; translated protein: MAENIHPIFDRILSREDKENMLNQRAVVVWLTGLSGSGKSTIAQALEATLHEEGFFTKLLDGDNIRVGLSNNLSFSEEDRTENIRRIAEAAKLFLDGGVICLCSFVSPTIEIRELARKIIGAENFLEVYVNAPLEVCEGRDVKGLYKKAREGKIPQFTGIDSPFEAPVAPFLELRTDEKSLEQCRAELFEALLPVIEKS
- a CDS encoding malectin domain-containing carbohydrate-binding protein — protein: MRPLQNLMNPVLRYILTFCIVFLLGNTRLLLAQSFNQGILSGLTLLNPTSLQFGPDNRLYVTQQHGEIYILTIVRNNAADYSVTDIDTILSVKQIPNHDDFGNVSANITDRQVTGIFVAGTANNPIIYVTSSDPREGAGAGSGQSGDLNLDTNSGILSKLTWIGANINDPAGYWDMVHLVRGMPRSEENHANNDFIVDVTANIAYLPIGGFTNAGSPCIAFAFTCEYALSAAILSVDLNVIEALPTKTDAQGQKYKYDLPTLDHPTTIGGGDISGSHVPWGGNDGLNQAMLVQGGPVQIFSSGWRNVYDLVITQAGNMYGCDNGANQGWGGHPWGEGPPVGGVSSATNEYCPGEGGSSGPGDAACNQSGDAQVNNQNGLHKFAQGYYAGHPNPIRANPTGAGLYKDGVYYPTGSPTLPAAWPPVPAAMADPIEGDFKQPGPANGAQLTFSPPVNGICEYTASNFGGVMTGDLLGVAYLGNNKGRIFRMFVDETTGNVTGSSIFLTNFTSLPLDVTSLGDAGIYPGTIWTANHGSNTITVFEPTDYSGPAPICNGNNDPLIDEDGDGFTNADELDIRNGTDPCSGGSRPSDHDGTLIGGFKVSDWNDPDDDDDGIIDTIDPFCIDPNNGTDITAADLPLVYPFFNADPGTGFFGLGFTGLMVNGVTDYLNMLNPDEDLIAGGATGTFTNPTVEDGSTLDNQLINSYQFGIDISGASEPVVFRTQMNGNFFNGGSDTDYLQGVYIGTGDQDNYVLVALVGLGSGNGGFRVIREIAGVVTSTDYPVANILSSSVIHLYLQVDPSNGEVLPSYSASNGAITVLGAPVSTSGNLLAAIQGTYQIGGQNIALATGVLASSGAGTDFIASWDFMEMYTVSQREILAATPDPLAFGNVNVGTPNTLTLDVATALNFSIDVTNISVTGPDAAMFSPAVSTIDDIIISSPKTLEVTFTPTSTGAKTATLELTHTGVNSPLTVALTGTGATVAAQTVLYRINNADSMVVSTNGGPDWAVDLNTSPSSYRVAGGNNQGTGVQPPTLFMGATLPAGTPEKLFRKERYDPAAGQEMQWEFPVAGAAGTKYEVHLYFANACICSNDPGERVFNIRIEGDTVAKNFDITGTFGHQVAGMVSYNVTVDGDGKLDIDFLRVVGDPMINAIEILTGNNTGGFPVELLTLNATAEGSDIRIDWTTAFELNNDGFEVQMLSPDNTTQEFQTLGFVQGAGTTSERQNYSYLVRGRKPGTYIFRLRQIDYDGTYTFSGRVNATVVAEMLGMYMYPNPTTGMVNLVIGNNERQQVSVELYDGMGRMVKPLFKGLLEKGSQTLTFDLSNLPSGVYMLRATNGVTATVERVLTLH
- the cysN gene encoding sulfate adenylyltransferase subunit CysN, translated to MDLLRFSTAGSVDDGKSTLIGRLLYDTKSIFEDQLESIERTSSNRGDDYLDLALLTDGLKAEREQGITIDVAYRYFATPRRKFILADTPGHIQYTRNMVTGASTVNLAIILIDARHGVVEQTRRHSFITSLLQIKHLIVCVNKMDLVDYSEEQYNKIVDQYEEFSSKLKVPDIRYIPISALKGDNVVNDSERMPWYKGSSLLYTLETVHVDNDYNHVDSRFPVQYVIRPQSDGNPDYRGYAGRVSGGVFKPGDDVVVLPSGFSSKIKSIDTYEGPLEEAYTPMSVTITLEDEIDISRGDMLVKPENQATVDQDIELMICWMSEKKLTPRNKYKIRHTTRDARCIVKEIRYKVDVNTLHRVEDNSDMGLNDIGRILIRTTVPLLHDSYARNRTTGSIILVDEFTNETVAAGMII
- the cysD gene encoding sulfate adenylyltransferase subunit CysD produces the protein MDYRLSHLQQLESEAIFVIRETAAQFERPVLLFSGGKDSITLAHLARKAFYPAKLPMPMMHVDTGHNFPETIEYRDRFVAEMGARLIVASVQDSIDSGHAVEEKGPNPSRNALQSITLLEGIEQNKFDACLGGARRDEEKARAKERFFSHRDEFGQWEPKNQRPELWDLYNGYLNQGENFRVFPISNWTELDVWMYLYNEKVELPSLYFAHKRKVVNRGGVFLAESPFITLLNGEKYEEKVVRFRTIGDATCTGAVLSEADNIPAIIEEVAATRVTERGGRTDDKRSDSSMEDRKRQGYF
- a CDS encoding polysaccharide biosynthesis/export family protein, whose protein sequence is MKKHFVLLLVTGITLLLSSCISNKNTILFQNGGFRYDASVSMENKAPLYKIQPNDVLSIKVKDLNPQNTQYLNAMPDGIFNINEVGVYLYGYSVSDSGYIYLPDIGKINVMGMTVNEARAVIQEKVRDKAFVNATVFVTLVSYRISIIGEVNKPGYYYVYNNSVNLLEAMALASDFKEFADRKNIHLIRNVRGGSEVIKVDLTNPEIFKSPYYYLLPNDILYVPNMEIKNNRSNLSNLQLLSVIFSGAAVTLTAINIANQIQIRKQQ